The Salinirubellus salinus genome segment CGACGAGCCCCTCGGGGACCTCGACCCAGACCGCGACGGGGGCGTTCGCGTACTCGAGTGAATCCACCTCGTCGAGCAACACCGGCCGGAGGTCGACCGGCCGGCGGTCGGTCTCGCCGGCGGTGGACTGGACCAGCACCCGGACGTTCTCGACGAGGGCGACCACGGCCTCGTGCTGGGTTTCGATGGTGTCGAGTTCGGCGTCGGCGTCGGTCTTCTCACGGACGATGGAGGCGTAGCCCTGCGCGATGTGGACGCTGTTGAGCACGTTGTGCCGGAGGAGGTTGTTCAGGAACTGGAGGCGCTCGCGTTCGCGTTCGGCGAGTTCGGCCTCCACCTGCGCGCGCTCGGCCTCGCGGGCGGCCTCCACGCTCCGGAACTCGTTGACGCCGGCGACCAGCCCACCCGTCGAGCCGACACCGCCGAGGAACTGGACCAGCGGGAGCGCCTCGGTGAGCGACCCGCTCTGTCCGAGCAGCGCGAAGGCGACGATGGCGACGAGTCCACCCGTCCCGGCGAGCGTCCAGACGAACAGTCGAGGGTAGAAGGAGGCGCTGTAGTCGAGGCGGCGCACTCCCGCCCAGAGCACGAGGGTGGCGAGCGCCGGGAGCGTCGCGAGGACGAACTCGAGCGGCGTGCGGCCGTTCGTGAGGAAGTCGAAGACACCGAGCCCGACGAAGAGGACCCCGAGGCCGACGATGCCGACCTCGGCCGCAGCACCCGTCAGTCTCGGGACGCGGCCGGTCGACGCTCTCACCCCCGACGGTTGCACGGGGTAGTACGGTGTCGCTGGGGTACCTAAGCGTTTCGTCGGCGTGAGAAGGTCGCTGAAGACCCCCCGTTCATTCCACGGGCACGCGAAGCGAGAGGTAGATGCGGCCCACCACGTTCCTCGGCGCCTGTCTCGTGCTCGTGGCCGGGGCCCCACCGGTGTCGCCACGCCGGGCGCCGACTGGTGTCGTGAGTCAGAGGAACTCGGCAAGCGTCGGCGCGACGCTCACCGCGCTCACCTCGCGCTCGACGGTGTCCGTCCCCCAGACGCCGTCGACGCCCGCCCGTGCCAGTCGGGTCCGTGCGCTCCCGGCGAGGACGGGGTGGACGCAGGTGACGAACGTGTGTGCCGGGTCGTCCAGTTGCGCGATGGCCTCGCTCATCGTCCCACCGGTGGCGACGATGTCGTCGACGAGGACCACGTCACGGCCGGCGACGTCCGTCTCCGCTGGGGCCATCGACACCTCGCCGGTGTCGCGGTCGCGGTGCTTCTCGAAGTGGTCGGTCGTGCCGGTGCCGTAGGCCTCGCGGACGCTCTCGGCGAGGTCCGTGGCGGAGGCGTCGGGCGCGAGGAACAGCGGGTCGGCGAGGTCGGCGGGGAGCGGCTCGGCGAGGCGGGGGGCCGCGTCGACGACGGTGCACTCGACGTCGAAGAAGTCGGCGACGGCCGCCTCGTGTGGGTTGACGAGGACGACGCGGTCGGTGCCCGTCGAGACGGCCCGGGCGACCGCCCGTGCGGAGACCGGTTCCCCCTCGCGGAAGGCCTCGTCCTGCCGGCCGTAGCCCATGTACGGGAGGACGGTGACCACCTCGTCAGCCTGCTCGCCGGCGACGTCCTGCAACTGGAGGAGTTCGACGTGTGCCTCGTCGCTCGTGGTGGCGGCCACGACGACGACCCGGTCGGCCTCGAACGGCGCCCGGGCCATCCCCTCGCCGTCCGCGAACCGCTGGTACTCGACCGGCGCGAGGGGTTCGTCCAGTTCGCGGGCGAGCGCGGCCGCGAGCGACTGGGAGGCGGACCCCGGGAGTATCATGTTCCGGCGTGGGCGTCGCCGGGTTACAAAGCTTCGCCTTTGGCCCGCGTGGCCGAGCGAAGCGGGGCCACGGAGACGCGAGCGGGAGCGAGTGCGTGGTCGACCGACGGGGGACCACGCGGCGAACGACGACCAGCGGGAGTCATGAGCGTACCGAGCGACACGCGAGCCGTGCGACCGACGCCGAGAGTGCCGCCGCTCGGGGGGGCGAGCGGAACGTGAGAACGAGCGACCTTACGCCGAGGCTCCCGCGCCGTACGTCTCCTCCAGGTACGCGA includes the following:
- a CDS encoding sensor histidine kinase yields the protein MQPSGVRASTGRVPRLTGAAAEVGIVGLGVLFVGLGVFDFLTNGRTPLEFVLATLPALATLVLWAGVRRLDYSASFYPRLFVWTLAGTGGLVAIVAFALLGQSGSLTEALPLVQFLGGVGSTGGLVAGVNEFRSVEAAREAERAQVEAELAERERERLQFLNNLLRHNVLNSVHIAQGYASIVREKTDADAELDTIETQHEAVVALVENVRVLVQSTAGETDRRPVDLRPVLLDEVDSLEYANAPVAVWVEVPEGLVVRADPLVRYVFENVLTNAVEHSDRDVPQVAVTAEGDGEWVVVRVADDGPGISDARKASVFEPTGPGNHGLGLYLVDTLVSGYGGSIHVEDNEERGAVFEIRLPAA
- the prs gene encoding ribose-phosphate diphosphokinase produces the protein MILPGSASQSLAAALARELDEPLAPVEYQRFADGEGMARAPFEADRVVVVAATTSDEAHVELLQLQDVAGEQADEVVTVLPYMGYGRQDEAFREGEPVSARAVARAVSTGTDRVVLVNPHEAAVADFFDVECTVVDAAPRLAEPLPADLADPLFLAPDASATDLAESVREAYGTGTTDHFEKHRDRDTGEVSMAPAETDVAGRDVVLVDDIVATGGTMSEAIAQLDDPAHTFVTCVHPVLAGSARTRLARAGVDGVWGTDTVEREVSAVSVAPTLAEFL